A genomic segment from Actinomadura hallensis encodes:
- a CDS encoding FHA domain-containing protein: MPPPHGREATLLPPDQNQGQRPGAGADPGGTAFMCPYCEAVLSNPGAAQCESCLRPLPGKGTPTLRVQFPTGELKVSVGQHLVLGRDAGQSPVASTFTQYDNVSRRHSTVWLDPSGTAWVRDEGSTNGTFVNGERLPRGVEAPLRDGDQLRLAADVTGTVQLN; the protein is encoded by the coding sequence ATGCCGCCCCCGCACGGGCGCGAGGCGACGCTGCTGCCGCCCGACCAGAACCAGGGTCAGCGCCCCGGCGCCGGCGCCGACCCCGGCGGCACGGCGTTCATGTGCCCGTACTGCGAGGCGGTCCTGTCCAATCCCGGCGCCGCGCAGTGCGAGTCGTGCCTGCGCCCCCTGCCGGGGAAGGGCACGCCCACCCTGCGCGTGCAGTTCCCCACGGGCGAGCTGAAGGTCTCCGTCGGGCAGCACCTGGTGCTGGGCCGGGACGCGGGCCAGTCCCCGGTGGCGTCCACGTTCACGCAGTACGACAACGTGTCGCGGCGCCACTCCACCGTTTGGCTCGACCCGTCCGGGACGGCCTGGGTCCGCGACGAGGGCTCCACCAACGGCACCTTCGTCAACGGTGAACGGCTCCCCCGCGGCGTGGAGGCTCCCCTCCGCGACGGCGACCAGCTCCGCCTGGCCGCCGACGTGACCGGGACCGTCCAGCTGAACTGA
- a CDS encoding (deoxy)nucleoside triphosphate pyrophosphohydrolase, with the protein MGAAIVCGGRLLSAQRAEPPEWAGGWELPGGKVDPGESDEDALVREIYEELAVKVRLKERIGGDWPLAERTVFRVWIVEIVEGEPQPLEHLALRWLSEDELYDVDWLPGDRPVVDALARHGLT; encoded by the coding sequence GTGGGTGCGGCGATCGTCTGCGGTGGGCGGCTGCTGAGCGCGCAGCGGGCCGAGCCGCCGGAATGGGCGGGCGGCTGGGAGCTGCCGGGCGGGAAGGTCGATCCGGGCGAGTCGGACGAGGACGCGCTGGTGCGCGAGATCTACGAGGAGCTCGCCGTCAAGGTCAGACTGAAGGAACGCATCGGGGGCGACTGGCCCCTGGCCGAACGGACCGTCTTCCGCGTGTGGATCGTCGAGATCGTCGAGGGCGAGCCGCAGCCGCTGGAGCACCTGGCGCTCCGCTGGCTCTCCGAGGACGAGCTGTACGACGTCGACTGGCTGCCGGGCGACCGCCCGGTGGTGGACGCCCTGGCCCGGCACGGCCTCACATAG
- a CDS encoding response regulator receiver protein, giving the protein MSSGIEAEVVLDAAVVLSLGMNRVLGGGTGLAGRGAEALAALAEGRAEARAAALAEVRTHERALREVVERNARIDALAETAAKIGAEAALPARLDPAGKSAEELTAWCSATDPVLDAAERGLSEHLASQVSAQIFTVAAEGLRADTERDAPPPPARDDVRRNLERIMTRLLPDVAEEERRAVAEAAGMLAGVGTPEEAEGVLQEVRLRIQAANRRTEERREAERRRAAERDAAEQAEAERRYVLESITAAFEDLGYEVQAGFETLTADDGTLTLTKGSWPDHSVRMRIDDAAHVRASMMRERPAESEDDRRVDVEREREWCEAFEAARERLRGAGIRSDVSWRLDPGVRELPVSGGSRHTRGRASQRERHRERHN; this is encoded by the coding sequence GTGAGCAGCGGGATCGAGGCCGAGGTCGTCCTGGACGCCGCGGTGGTGCTCAGCCTGGGCATGAACCGCGTCCTCGGGGGCGGCACGGGCCTGGCGGGACGGGGCGCCGAGGCGCTCGCCGCGCTCGCCGAGGGACGCGCGGAGGCGCGGGCGGCGGCCCTGGCGGAGGTCCGGACCCACGAGCGGGCCCTGCGGGAGGTCGTGGAGCGCAACGCCCGCATCGACGCGCTCGCCGAGACCGCGGCGAAGATCGGCGCGGAGGCGGCGCTTCCGGCGCGGCTCGACCCGGCCGGGAAGTCCGCCGAGGAGCTGACCGCCTGGTGCTCCGCGACGGACCCCGTCCTGGACGCGGCGGAGCGCGGCCTGTCGGAGCACCTCGCCTCCCAGGTCTCCGCACAGATCTTCACCGTCGCCGCCGAGGGCCTCCGGGCCGACACGGAACGGGACGCCCCGCCGCCGCCCGCACGGGACGACGTCCGGCGGAACCTCGAAAGGATCATGACGCGGCTGCTGCCCGACGTGGCCGAGGAGGAGCGGCGGGCGGTCGCGGAGGCGGCCGGGATGCTCGCGGGCGTCGGGACGCCGGAGGAGGCCGAGGGCGTCCTCCAGGAGGTGCGGCTGCGGATCCAGGCCGCCAACCGCCGCACCGAGGAGCGCCGGGAGGCCGAGCGGCGGCGCGCGGCCGAGCGCGACGCCGCCGAGCAGGCCGAGGCCGAGCGCCGCTACGTCCTCGAGTCGATCACCGCCGCGTTCGAGGACCTGGGGTACGAGGTGCAGGCCGGGTTCGAGACGCTGACCGCCGACGACGGCACGCTGACGCTGACGAAGGGCTCCTGGCCCGACCACAGCGTGCGGATGCGGATCGACGACGCCGCGCACGTCCGGGCGTCGATGATGCGCGAGCGGCCCGCCGAGAGCGAGGACGACCGGCGGGTGGACGTGGAGCGGGAACGCGAGTGGTGCGAGGCGTTCGAGGCCGCCAGGGAGCGGCTGCGCGGCGCCGGGATCCGGTCGGACGTGTCGTGGCGGCTCGACCCGGGCGTCCGCGAACTGCCGGTCTCCGGCGGGTCGAGGCACACTAGGGGCCGTGCGAGCCAACGTGAACGCCACCGCGAGCGTCACAACTGA
- a CDS encoding NlpC/P60 family protein: MTSRRVLLVAAIGVAAMVFAGLIFVPLLFGAGQYMFNGGMRSRCVDVSEAGAQPAAADDAEAIPGDYLKLYQEAGKKYGIPWNVLAGVGKVETDHGRSNLPGVRSGENYAGAGGPMQFLAPTFKSYGVDGNRDGRKDRYDPEDAIPSAANYLKASGAPERMRSALFAYNHSWDYVNLVLDWAKRYVGGEFEVVQANGIDCEDERLPANVGGLVQRIIAFAMAQRGKPYVFGANGPDAWDCSSLIQAAYRTVGLHIPRTTFEQWPFGVKIDKGDEQPGDLVFFNSGPGTSANNPGHVGMVIDDNKMIVASCATCVPAIGVKPYKRSDWVGVTRPLARPDFKRKVEELAAGRTSD; this comes from the coding sequence ATGACGTCCCGCCGCGTGCTGCTCGTCGCGGCGATCGGCGTCGCCGCGATGGTGTTCGCCGGTCTGATCTTCGTTCCGCTGCTGTTCGGCGCCGGGCAGTACATGTTCAACGGCGGGATGAGGTCCCGGTGCGTGGACGTCTCGGAGGCGGGCGCGCAGCCCGCCGCGGCGGACGACGCGGAGGCCATCCCCGGCGACTACCTGAAGCTCTACCAGGAGGCGGGCAAGAAGTACGGCATCCCGTGGAACGTGCTGGCAGGGGTCGGCAAGGTCGAGACCGACCACGGCAGGTCGAACCTTCCCGGCGTGCGCAGCGGCGAGAACTACGCGGGCGCCGGCGGGCCCATGCAGTTCCTGGCCCCGACGTTCAAGTCGTACGGGGTCGACGGGAACCGCGACGGCCGCAAGGACCGCTACGACCCGGAGGACGCCATCCCGTCCGCCGCGAACTACCTGAAGGCGTCGGGCGCGCCGGAGCGCATGCGGAGCGCCCTGTTCGCGTACAACCACTCCTGGGACTACGTGAACCTCGTCCTGGACTGGGCGAAGCGGTACGTCGGCGGCGAGTTCGAGGTCGTGCAGGCGAACGGCATCGACTGCGAGGACGAACGGCTGCCCGCGAACGTCGGCGGCCTCGTCCAGCGGATCATCGCGTTCGCGATGGCGCAGCGCGGCAAGCCGTACGTGTTCGGCGCGAACGGCCCCGACGCGTGGGACTGCTCCAGCCTCATCCAGGCCGCGTACCGGACGGTCGGCCTCCACATCCCCCGCACGACGTTCGAGCAGTGGCCGTTCGGCGTGAAGATCGACAAGGGCGATGAGCAGCCCGGCGACCTGGTGTTCTTCAACTCCGGCCCGGGGACGTCGGCGAACAACCCCGGCCACGTCGGCATGGTGATCGACGACAACAAGATGATCGTGGCGAGCTGCGCGACCTGCGTCCCCGCGATCGGGGTGAAGCCCTACAAGCGCTCCGACTGGGTCGGCGTGACCCGCCCGCTCGCCCGCCCCGACTTCAAGCGCAAGGTCGAGGAGCTGGCCGCCGGCCGCACCTCCGACTGA
- a CDS encoding Mut7-C RNAse domain-containing protein: MLSGVESELTIRVADELLMFLPAARRDRVSRVPCDGTSTLGHLVESLGVPLPEVGRMTVAGAPADPSVRPEPGADVRVEAVPRPQPVPLEPGLAAPRFVLDVHLGTLARRMRLLGLDTAYRNDMDDPALVVQANEERRVLLTQDRGLLRRRALWFGAYVRGSRPDDQLRDVLGRFAPALRPWTRCTACNGDLVAVDKREIEDDLEAGTRRSYDAYGRCTDCGQLYWRGAHGGHLERIVEEAARLVESVRGNGRAPGPAAGHSGGSWSTSTWS, translated from the coding sequence ATGCTGAGCGGCGTGGAGTCAGAGCTGACCATACGAGTCGCCGACGAGCTGCTGATGTTCCTGCCCGCCGCGCGGCGCGACCGGGTGAGCCGCGTGCCCTGCGACGGGACGTCGACGCTGGGGCATCTCGTGGAGTCGCTGGGGGTGCCGCTGCCGGAGGTGGGGCGGATGACGGTCGCGGGAGCGCCGGCCGATCCGTCGGTCCGCCCGGAACCCGGCGCCGACGTGCGGGTGGAGGCGGTTCCGCGGCCGCAGCCGGTGCCGCTGGAGCCGGGCCTCGCCGCGCCCCGGTTCGTCCTCGACGTGCACCTGGGCACGCTGGCGCGGCGGATGCGGCTCCTCGGCCTCGACACCGCTTACCGCAACGACATGGACGACCCGGCGCTGGTCGTCCAGGCGAACGAGGAGCGCCGGGTGCTGCTGACGCAGGACCGGGGGCTGCTCCGGCGCCGGGCCCTGTGGTTCGGCGCCTACGTCCGCGGGTCCCGCCCCGACGACCAGCTCCGCGACGTGCTGGGCCGGTTCGCGCCCGCGCTGCGCCCGTGGACCCGCTGCACCGCCTGCAACGGCGACCTCGTCGCGGTCGACAAGCGGGAGATCGAGGACGACCTCGAGGCGGGCACGCGCCGCTCCTACGACGCCTACGGCCGCTGCACGGACTGCGGTCAGCTGTACTGGCGGGGCGCGCACGGCGGTCACCTTGAGAGGATCGTCGAGGAGGCGGCGCGCCTGGTGGAGTCCGTCCGGGGCAACGGACGGGCGCCCGGCCCGGCGGCCGGGCACAGTGGAGGGAGCTGGTCGACATCGACCTGGTCGTAG
- a CDS encoding 4Fe-4S single cluster domain-containing protein: protein MTGGRTNRDGRAAGDDGGGARLLLAKAHYPVTTLGPGTRAGIWTQGCTLHCPGCLSRDTWEADPARAVPVEAVLGWLESLPGPVDGVTVSGGEPFQQPAALAALLKGIRAWRDARERETIAVDILVYSGYVYSRLARTGETREILDMCDAVITGPYIDRLNPEGRHVEGGSLLWRGSANQRVVPLSSLGRERYGALADIGKTEKATGPRVQVSVDEGPEGRRVYYIGIPRRGDMEHLTSRLDRAGVRSGDVSWRP from the coding sequence GTGACCGGGGGACGGACGAACCGGGACGGGCGTGCGGCCGGAGACGACGGCGGTGGCGCGCGGCTGCTCCTCGCCAAGGCCCACTATCCGGTGACCACACTCGGCCCGGGAACCCGCGCCGGGATCTGGACGCAGGGCTGCACCCTGCACTGCCCCGGCTGCCTGTCGCGGGACACGTGGGAGGCCGACCCGGCCAGGGCGGTGCCCGTCGAAGCGGTCCTGGGGTGGCTGGAGTCGCTGCCGGGGCCGGTCGACGGGGTGACCGTCTCGGGCGGGGAGCCCTTCCAGCAGCCGGCCGCGCTGGCGGCTCTGCTGAAGGGCATACGCGCGTGGCGAGACGCCCGCGAGCGTGAGACGATTGCGGTGGACATATTGGTTTACAGCGGATATGTCTACTCTCGGCTCGCCCGTACCGGTGAGACGCGCGAGATCCTGGACATGTGTGACGCCGTGATCACGGGACCGTACATCGACCGGCTCAACCCCGAGGGGCGACACGTCGAGGGTGGCTCTCTACTCTGGAGGGGGTCGGCCAACCAGCGTGTCGTGCCGTTGTCCTCACTGGGGCGTGAGCGGTACGGAGCACTGGCCGACATCGGGAAGACTGAGAAGGCTACAGGGCCCCGAGTACAGGTGTCCGTGGACGAAGGGCCGGAGGGAAGGCGGGTGTACTACATCGGGATCCCGCGAAGAGGTGACATGGAACACCTCACGTCGAGGCTCGACCGCGCCGGCGTGCGCTCGGGGGATGTGTCATGGCGACCTTGA
- a CDS encoding AAA family ATPase — protein MSIESPTLGGRLQGWPPFIRELDATLSVHSQYVLSGNLYDSFLTPAPDGGGHAQLLPLRALLWETLRSSGAAFMAVYDPVDGIQIIPGPGDPGGLGDEAAQAAERLLGKIKPDDKPSLEALTRLLAAVARPKENIRAAFVIDSASRIARTPTDLEPAERDFFRFCAKLSRTARPVRVTGPRPKPLYNPIVWLVERPGDLPPWLTADNETIREITIPRPHLGDRQETARLLARAFGVSDVGADEVAAAACDAFAEQADGLTLQSMIEVTRLAKERNVDLADLPDAVRTYKLGVLDNPWSRGHLRRRVLEGEKRVPERVIGQPQAVTKTLDILKRAVLGLSGAQATRSGSRPRGVLFFAGPTGTGKTELAKAITELIFGDESAYLRFDMSEFSGEGSGDRLIGSPPGYVGHEAGGELTNAVREDPFRVILFDEIEKAHPRILDKFLQILEDGRLTDGRGNTVHFSESILIFTSNLGMFVPGRDLTALDASPQGAADRVPGTRVQNITPGMSYDEIEHRIKTAVAEHFTEVLNRPELLNRFGDNIVVFDFISGEAAHKIFDLQFANICRRVAEEHRLVLTVKSEPLATLREWCTEELDKGGRGIGMALESYFVNPLARALFDRELTPDEKLTVTGIRREGSIVHLDLQ, from the coding sequence ATGAGCATTGAATCGCCGACGCTCGGGGGGCGGCTGCAGGGGTGGCCGCCGTTCATCCGGGAGTTGGACGCGACCCTTTCCGTGCACTCCCAGTACGTCCTGTCGGGCAACCTCTACGACAGCTTCCTGACGCCCGCCCCGGACGGCGGGGGGCACGCGCAGCTGCTGCCCCTGCGCGCCCTGCTGTGGGAGACGCTGCGCTCCAGCGGCGCGGCGTTCATGGCCGTGTACGACCCGGTGGACGGGATCCAGATCATCCCCGGCCCCGGCGACCCGGGCGGGCTGGGCGACGAGGCGGCGCAGGCCGCCGAGCGGCTGCTCGGCAAGATCAAGCCGGACGACAAGCCGTCGCTGGAGGCGCTGACCCGGCTGCTGGCCGCGGTGGCGCGGCCGAAGGAGAACATCCGCGCCGCGTTCGTGATCGACTCGGCGTCGCGGATAGCGCGGACCCCGACGGACCTGGAGCCGGCCGAACGCGACTTCTTCCGCTTCTGCGCGAAGCTGTCGCGCACCGCGCGGCCCGTCCGGGTGACGGGCCCGCGCCCGAAGCCGCTCTACAACCCGATCGTGTGGCTGGTGGAGCGGCCAGGCGACCTGCCGCCGTGGCTGACGGCCGACAACGAGACCATCCGCGAGATCACGATCCCGCGGCCCCATCTCGGCGACCGGCAGGAGACGGCGCGGCTGCTGGCCCGCGCGTTCGGGGTCAGCGACGTCGGGGCGGACGAGGTGGCCGCGGCGGCGTGCGACGCGTTCGCCGAGCAGGCCGACGGCCTCACCCTCCAGTCGATGATCGAGGTGACCCGGCTGGCCAAGGAGCGCAACGTCGACCTGGCCGACCTGCCGGACGCGGTCCGCACCTACAAGCTCGGCGTGCTCGACAACCCGTGGAGCCGCGGCCACCTGCGGCGCCGCGTGCTGGAGGGCGAGAAGCGCGTCCCGGAGCGGGTGATCGGGCAGCCGCAGGCCGTCACCAAGACGCTCGACATACTCAAGCGCGCGGTGCTCGGGCTGTCGGGGGCGCAGGCGACGCGGTCCGGCAGCCGCCCGCGGGGCGTGCTGTTCTTCGCGGGCCCGACCGGCACCGGGAAGACGGAGCTGGCCAAGGCGATCACCGAGCTGATCTTCGGGGACGAGTCCGCCTACCTGCGCTTCGACATGAGCGAGTTCTCCGGCGAGGGCTCCGGCGACCGGCTGATCGGCTCGCCGCCCGGCTACGTGGGGCACGAGGCCGGCGGGGAGCTGACCAACGCCGTCCGGGAGGACCCGTTCCGGGTGATCCTGTTCGACGAGATCGAGAAGGCGCACCCGCGGATCCTGGACAAGTTCCTCCAGATCCTGGAGGACGGCCGCCTCACCGACGGGCGCGGCAACACCGTGCACTTCTCGGAGTCGATCCTGATCTTCACCTCGAACCTCGGGATGTTCGTCCCCGGGCGGGACCTGACGGCCCTCGACGCGTCCCCGCAGGGCGCGGCGGACCGGGTCCCGGGCACCCGTGTGCAGAACATCACGCCGGGGATGTCGTACGACGAGATCGAGCACCGGATCAAGACCGCGGTCGCCGAGCACTTCACCGAGGTCCTGAACCGGCCGGAGCTGCTCAACCGGTTCGGCGACAACATCGTGGTGTTCGACTTCATCTCCGGCGAGGCCGCGCACAAGATCTTCGATCTGCAGTTCGCGAACATCTGCCGCCGGGTCGCCGAGGAGCACCGGCTCGTCCTCACCGTGAAGAGCGAGCCGCTGGCGACGCTGCGGGAATGGTGCACCGAAGAGCTCGACAAGGGCGGACGAGGCATCGGAATGGCGCTGGAGTCCTATTTCGTCAACCCGCTGGCGCGCGCGCTGTTCGACCGTGAACTCACCCCGGACGAGAAGCTCACCGTGACCGGGATACGGCGCGAGGGCAGCATCGTCCATCTGGATCTCCAGTGA
- a CDS encoding C40 family peptidase, translating into MAPAPRRWRRITPVTAAAALLIGLGTAAPVTAHAATPAPTPPGGASSPSPLPTTVPGLRKTLDELNEEAAILTERYNKARLDLGNAKKAQRVATVRASRLRAQVAPARERLGRLAAANYMTGAPDVIFGVDGSPDGLAERAFLTQSQAAAVEALHRQIKEADAAQRTAEAKTAEVAKATEDARQAREAARKKVAEVMRRLDRLTTTRVSDPRSGLRAEVKGSDLPANMARKALTKLGAPYVWAASGPNSFDCSGLVVWSYAQVGKPGLPHYTGALYGLGTKVRRDQLRSGDLVYFGSNLHHMGIYLSDGKYVHAPRTGDVVKISRLSDRSDYAGANRIT; encoded by the coding sequence TTGGCACCGGCCCCCCGGCGATGGCGCCGCATCACGCCCGTCACCGCGGCCGCGGCGCTGCTGATCGGCCTCGGAACCGCCGCGCCCGTCACCGCCCACGCCGCGACGCCGGCTCCCACGCCGCCCGGCGGCGCGTCCTCGCCCTCGCCCCTCCCGACGACGGTGCCGGGCCTCCGCAAGACCCTGGACGAGCTGAACGAGGAAGCCGCGATCCTCACCGAGCGGTACAACAAGGCCCGCCTCGACCTCGGCAACGCGAAGAAGGCCCAGCGGGTCGCCACCGTCCGCGCCTCGCGGCTGCGCGCCCAGGTCGCGCCCGCCCGCGAGCGGCTCGGACGCCTCGCCGCCGCCAACTACATGACCGGCGCCCCCGACGTGATCTTCGGTGTCGACGGCTCCCCCGACGGGCTCGCCGAACGCGCCTTCCTCACCCAGAGCCAGGCCGCGGCGGTCGAGGCGCTGCACCGGCAGATCAAGGAGGCCGACGCCGCGCAGCGCACCGCCGAGGCCAAGACCGCCGAGGTCGCGAAGGCCACCGAGGACGCCAGGCAGGCCCGTGAGGCGGCCCGGAAGAAGGTCGCCGAGGTCATGCGGCGCCTCGACCGGCTGACCACCACCCGCGTCAGCGACCCCCGCAGCGGGCTCCGCGCGGAGGTCAAGGGCTCCGACCTGCCCGCGAACATGGCCCGCAAGGCGCTCACCAAGCTCGGCGCGCCGTACGTGTGGGCCGCGTCCGGCCCGAACAGCTTCGACTGCTCCGGCCTCGTCGTCTGGTCCTACGCCCAGGTCGGCAAGCCCGGCCTCCCGCACTACACCGGCGCCCTGTACGGCCTCGGCACGAAGGTGCGCCGCGACCAGCTCCGCTCCGGAGACCTGGTCTACTTCGGCAGCAACCTCCACCACATGGGCATCTACCTCAGCGACGGCAAGTACGTCCACGCCCCGCGCACCGGCGACGTGGTGAAGATCTCCCGGCTGTCCGACCGCTCCGACTACGCGGGCGCCAACCGCATCACCTGA
- the typA gene encoding translational GTPase TypA has protein sequence MPISTRDDLRNVAIVAHVDHGKTTLVDAMLWQTGAFRDNQHVDDRVMDSDDLEREKGITILAKNTAVRRDGLTINIIDTPGHADFGGEVERGLSMVDGVVLLVDASEGPLPQTRFVLRKALAARLPVILVVNKTDRPDARIDEVVDETYELFMDLDADEEQIDFPIVYASGRAGRASLVKPADGAMPDSEDLEPLFRVITDTIPAPSFDPDAPLRAHVTNLDASSYLGRIALCRVHSGTIKKGQQVAWCRRDGTVERVKVTELLMTEALTRKPAREAGPGDIIAIAGIPDIMIGDTIADPDDPRPLPLITVDEPAISMTIGTNTGPMAGREKGTKVTARMVKDRLDRELVGNVSIRVLPTERPDAWEVQGRGELALAILVENMRREGYELTVGKPQVVAKVIDGRKHEPVERLTVDIPEEHLGAVTQLLAVRKGRMEQMTNPGTGWVRMDFLVPARGLIGFRTEFMTETRGTGMAHHVFEGYEPWFGELRTRPSGSLVADRAGVATAYAITNLQDRGTFFVGPGTEVYEGMIVGENSRGDDMDVNITKEKKLTNMRQSTGEELERLTPPRQLSLEEALEFCREDECVEVTPTAVRIRKVVLGAKERERIRARTKRTG, from the coding sequence ATGCCCATTTCCACGCGCGACGACCTCCGGAACGTGGCCATCGTCGCCCACGTCGACCACGGGAAGACCACGCTGGTCGACGCCATGCTCTGGCAGACCGGGGCCTTCCGCGACAACCAGCACGTCGACGACCGGGTGATGGACTCCGACGACCTGGAGCGCGAGAAGGGGATCACCATTCTCGCCAAGAACACCGCCGTCCGGCGCGACGGGCTGACGATCAACATCATCGACACGCCGGGGCACGCCGACTTCGGCGGCGAGGTGGAGCGCGGGCTGTCCATGGTGGACGGCGTCGTCCTGCTGGTCGACGCCAGCGAGGGCCCGCTCCCGCAGACCCGGTTCGTGCTGCGCAAGGCCCTCGCCGCGCGGCTCCCGGTGATCCTGGTCGTGAACAAGACCGACCGTCCCGACGCCCGGATCGACGAGGTCGTGGACGAGACGTACGAGCTGTTCATGGACCTCGACGCCGACGAGGAGCAGATCGACTTCCCGATCGTGTACGCGTCGGGCCGCGCCGGGCGCGCGTCGCTGGTCAAGCCCGCCGACGGCGCCATGCCCGACAGCGAGGACCTGGAGCCGCTGTTCCGGGTCATCACCGACACGATCCCGGCGCCGTCCTTCGACCCGGACGCGCCGCTGCGGGCGCACGTCACGAACCTGGACGCCTCCAGCTACCTCGGCCGGATAGCGCTGTGCCGGGTCCACTCCGGGACGATCAAGAAGGGCCAGCAGGTCGCCTGGTGCCGGCGCGACGGCACCGTCGAGCGCGTCAAGGTGACCGAGCTGCTGATGACCGAGGCGCTGACCCGCAAGCCCGCGCGGGAGGCGGGGCCGGGCGACATCATCGCGATCGCCGGCATCCCCGACATCATGATCGGCGACACGATCGCCGACCCGGACGATCCGCGCCCGCTGCCGCTGATCACCGTGGACGAGCCCGCGATCTCGATGACGATCGGCACCAACACCGGGCCGATGGCGGGACGCGAGAAGGGCACCAAGGTCACCGCCCGGATGGTCAAGGACCGGCTCGACCGGGAGCTGGTCGGCAACGTGTCGATCAGGGTGCTGCCGACGGAGCGTCCCGACGCCTGGGAGGTGCAGGGCCGCGGCGAGCTGGCCCTCGCGATCCTGGTGGAGAACATGCGCCGCGAGGGCTACGAGCTGACGGTCGGCAAGCCGCAGGTGGTCGCCAAGGTCATCGACGGCCGGAAGCACGAGCCGGTCGAGCGGCTGACCGTCGACATCCCCGAGGAGCACCTCGGCGCGGTCACCCAGCTGCTCGCGGTCCGCAAGGGCCGGATGGAGCAGATGACGAACCCGGGGACCGGCTGGGTCCGGATGGACTTCCTCGTCCCGGCGCGCGGCCTGATCGGGTTCCGCACCGAGTTCATGACCGAGACCCGCGGCACCGGCATGGCGCACCACGTGTTCGAGGGGTACGAGCCCTGGTTCGGGGAGCTGCGGACGCGTCCGTCGGGGTCGCTGGTCGCCGACCGCGCCGGCGTGGCCACCGCGTACGCGATCACGAACCTGCAGGACCGGGGGACGTTCTTCGTCGGGCCGGGCACCGAGGTGTACGAGGGCATGATCGTCGGCGAGAACTCCCGGGGCGACGACATGGACGTCAACATCACCAAGGAGAAGAAGCTCACGAACATGCGGCAGTCCACCGGCGAGGAGCTGGAGCGGCTGACGCCGCCGCGGCAGCTGTCGCTGGAGGAGGCGCTGGAGTTCTGCCGCGAGGACGAGTGCGTCGAGGTCACCCCGACCGCCGTCCGCATCCGCAAGGTCGTGCTGGGCGCCAAGGAACGCGAGCGCATCCGCGCCCGTACCAAGCGCACCGGCTGA